Proteins co-encoded in one Dehalogenimonas sp. WBC-2 genomic window:
- a CDS encoding DNA-directed RNA polymerase beta subunit has translation MVSTLPATGVLSAAAARKSYSKIPEVMDVPNLIDLQLASFRWFIEDGLKVLIEEISPVKDFNGNRMELEFIGYEFREPRLSEDECQHRDKDYSIPLYVKARLIIKATGEIKEPFEIFFGDMPLMTANGTFITSGTERVVVSQLLRSPGVYFTVQEDVATGRPLCHTSLIPSRGAWLEFETSNRDVISVKIDGRRKIPVTSFLRAIGYGTDQELVNLFSDVDNSMEHLYIQSSIDKDPLIRDTAGALIDIYGRLRPGDPANIENATKLVNDMFFSPDHYDLGAVGRYKVNRRLNLEGRVSEENRALTRDDIVAIIKQIIKINNSIDHADDIDHLGNRRIRTVGELIQNQFRIGLLRLERVARERMSIVALDQVTPGGLINIRPVVAAVREFFGGSQLSQFMDQTNPLAELTMKRRLSAMGPGGLSRERAGFDVRDVHYSHYGRICPIETPEGPNIGLIGSLAAYGRVNRYGFIETPYRRILRELPNHDSRLVGMALSEALTDNGKTILAAGAVVDDKSFKIISKLSDRPVQIEPFVSDEIHYLSADEEDKYVIAQAHARLDARGRFIDDRIESRFGENYLYEPPVKLDFMDVSPKQIFSVAASLIPFLEHDDANRALMGANMQRQAVPLLRPEAPLVATGMEMEAVRYSGHVIFASNSGTVKSVTSDKIVIMIDGGLEDTYKLTKYKRTNQGTCINQRPMVSVGDTVKAGQVLADSSATENGELALGQNLVCAFMSWHGYNYEDAIILNERLIKDDRLTSLHISKHEIEARDTKLGVEEITRDIPNVGEESLRELDEEGIIRVGAEVGPDDILVGKITPKGETELSAEEKLLRAIFGEKAREVKDTSLRMPHGEWGKVIAVKVFSRDTGDDLPARVNKWVQVWVAQKRKISVGDKLAGRHGNKGIVSIIAPSEDMPFLPDGTPVDVILNPIGVPSRMNLGQILELHLGWAGHLLGFRVRTPVFDGATDVAIEDDLARATIAQMAGLISLDYQERNATTIAAAAVAWLNARGFDGDKAFDDNYAGFARETCLRLWLEEQGVEDVRNIPETELYNRTFKLARERNIPLPIDGKMELRDGKTGELFDQPITVGNMYILKLIHLVEDKVHARATGPYSLISQQPLGGKAQFGGQRFGEMEVWTLEAYGAAYNLQEMLTIKSDDVTGRAKAYESIVKGEDVSQPGVPESFKVLVKELQSLGLSVEVINEDERLLPAEHLKEIQPDEEQSELALAGELSARLLEVNDNDEEDTENEDE, from the coding sequence ATGGTTTCAACTTTACCAGCTACCGGCGTATTGTCGGCGGCCGCCGCCCGCAAGTCCTATTCCAAAATCCCTGAAGTTATGGATGTACCCAACCTGATTGACCTTCAACTGGCTTCGTTCCGTTGGTTCATAGAGGACGGTCTGAAGGTACTTATTGAAGAAATTTCCCCGGTCAAGGATTTCAATGGCAACCGGATGGAACTGGAATTCATCGGTTATGAATTCCGTGAACCCCGCTTATCGGAAGATGAGTGCCAGCATCGTGACAAGGATTATTCTATTCCCCTTTACGTCAAGGCCCGTCTGATCATTAAGGCCACCGGGGAGATAAAAGAGCCCTTTGAGATATTCTTCGGCGATATGCCGCTGATGACAGCCAATGGCACTTTTATTACCAGCGGCACAGAACGGGTGGTCGTAAGTCAGCTGTTGCGTTCTCCGGGTGTCTATTTTACTGTTCAGGAAGATGTGGCCACCGGTCGGCCGTTGTGTCATACCAGCCTCATTCCCAGCCGCGGTGCCTGGCTGGAGTTTGAAACCTCCAACCGGGATGTTATCTCGGTCAAGATTGATGGTCGGCGCAAGATACCGGTCACCAGTTTTTTACGCGCCATCGGATACGGTACGGATCAGGAACTGGTTAATTTATTCTCCGATGTCGACAACTCGATGGAACATCTGTATATCCAGTCGTCCATCGACAAAGACCCGTTGATCCGTGATACTGCCGGTGCCCTGATTGACATCTATGGTCGGTTGCGTCCCGGCGATCCAGCCAATATTGAGAATGCCACCAAACTGGTCAACGATATGTTCTTTAGCCCGGATCATTATGATCTGGGTGCGGTAGGACGCTACAAGGTCAACCGGCGTTTGAACTTGGAAGGCCGTGTTAGTGAAGAGAACCGGGCTTTGACCCGGGACGACATTGTGGCCATCATCAAACAGATCATCAAGATTAATAACAGCATAGATCACGCTGACGATATTGACCACCTTGGCAACCGTCGTATCCGGACTGTGGGCGAACTGATTCAGAACCAGTTCCGCATCGGTCTGCTCCGGTTGGAACGGGTGGCGCGGGAACGCATGAGTATCGTCGCCCTGGATCAGGTAACGCCCGGCGGCCTGATCAACATCAGGCCGGTGGTTGCCGCGGTTCGTGAGTTCTTCGGCGGTTCGCAGTTGTCTCAGTTCATGGATCAGACCAATCCTCTGGCAGAACTGACAATGAAGCGTCGTCTGTCGGCAATGGGTCCCGGTGGTCTTTCGCGTGAACGCGCCGGCTTTGATGTCCGTGACGTGCACTATTCCCACTACGGACGGATTTGTCCTATTGAAACACCAGAAGGCCCTAACATCGGTCTTATCGGTTCGCTGGCGGCTTATGGCCGGGTCAATCGTTACGGCTTTATTGAGACACCTTATCGGCGTATTCTGCGTGAACTGCCTAACCACGACTCCCGTCTGGTGGGTATGGCGCTGAGTGAGGCATTGACCGATAACGGTAAAACCATTCTGGCGGCAGGCGCAGTCGTTGACGACAAATCTTTCAAGATAATCTCTAAACTGTCAGATCGGCCGGTTCAGATTGAACCCTTCGTTTCGGATGAGATACACTACCTTTCTGCCGACGAAGAAGACAAATATGTCATCGCCCAGGCGCATGCCCGGTTGGATGCCCGTGGCCGTTTCATAGATGACCGCATCGAATCCCGATTTGGCGAAAATTATCTTTACGAACCTCCGGTTAAACTTGATTTCATGGACGTCTCACCCAAGCAGATCTTTAGCGTGGCGGCGTCCTTGATTCCCTTCCTTGAGCATGATGATGCCAACCGTGCTCTGATGGGCGCCAATATGCAACGCCAGGCAGTACCCCTGCTTCGTCCTGAGGCGCCTTTGGTGGCTACCGGCATGGAGATGGAAGCGGTTCGTTATAGCGGACACGTCATCTTCGCCAGCAACTCAGGAACGGTGAAATCGGTAACCAGCGATAAGATTGTAATCATGATTGACGGTGGCCTGGAGGATACGTACAAGCTTACCAAGTATAAGCGAACTAACCAGGGAACCTGTATCAACCAACGCCCGATGGTCAGTGTCGGCGATACGGTCAAAGCCGGTCAGGTGCTGGCTGATTCATCAGCCACTGAGAATGGTGAGCTGGCACTGGGCCAAAACCTTGTCTGCGCCTTTATGAGCTGGCATGGTTACAACTATGAAGATGCTATTATTCTTAACGAACGTTTGATTAAAGATGACCGCCTGACTTCGCTTCATATCAGTAAACATGAGATTGAGGCGCGGGATACCAAGCTGGGAGTCGAAGAGATCACTCGCGATATCCCTAACGTCGGCGAAGAATCCCTGCGTGAACTGGATGAAGAAGGTATCATCCGTGTCGGCGCTGAGGTCGGTCCGGACGATATCCTGGTCGGTAAGATCACCCCCAAGGGTGAGACTGAACTCTCGGCCGAGGAAAAATTGCTCCGCGCCATCTTCGGTGAAAAAGCGCGGGAAGTCAAAGACACTTCTCTTCGTATGCCTCACGGAGAGTGGGGTAAGGTCATCGCTGTAAAAGTATTCTCCCGTGATACCGGTGACGATCTTCCGGCCCGCGTCAATAAATGGGTGCAGGTATGGGTCGCCCAAAAACGCAAGATATCGGTCGGTGACAAACTGGCCGGACGCCACGGCAACAAGGGTATCGTTTCTATCATCGCTCCTTCTGAGGACATGCCGTTCCTGCCTGACGGAACGCCGGTAGACGTTATCTTGAATCCCATCGGCGTCCCTTCCCGCATGAATCTGGGGCAGATTCTGGAACTCCATCTCGGCTGGGCCGGTCATTTGCTGGGATTCCGGGTGCGTACTCCGGTCTTTGACGGGGCCACTGATGTAGCTATTGAGGATGATCTGGCGAGGGCCACTATAGCCCAGATGGCCGGACTTATCAGTCTTGATTACCAGGAAAGGAATGCAACAACTATCGCCGCTGCCGCTGTGGCATGGCTTAATGCCCGCGGTTTTGACGGTGATAAGGCTTTTGATGACAATTACGCAGGTTTCGCCCGTGAAACCTGTCTGCGGCTGTGGCTGGAAGAGCAGGGCGTTGAGGATGTCCGGAATATCCCGGAAACAGAACTTTATAACCGCACCTTTAAGCTGGCACGTGAACGAAACATACCGTTGCCGATTGACGGCAAGATGGAACTGCGTGACGGCAAGACCGGTGAGCTTTTTGATCAGCCGATTACCGTCGGTAACATGTATATACTGAAGCTCATCCATCTGGTGGAGGATAAGGTTCACGCCCGCGCTACCGGCCCTTACTCCCTCATCAGCCAGCAACCGTTGGGCGGCAAGGCCCAATTCGGCGGTCAGCGCTTCGGTGAGATGGAAGTCTGGACGCTGGAGGCCTATGGTGCGGCTTATAACCTGCAGGAAATGCTGACCATAAAAAGCGATGATGTTACCGGTCGAGCCAAAGCCTATGAGTCTATCGTTAAAGGCGAGGATGTTTCTCAGCCTGGCGTTCCTGAATCATTCAAAGTACTGGTCAAAGAACTGCAGAGTCTGGGTCTTTCGGTAGAAGTCATCAATGAAGACGAGCGGCTGCTGCCGGCGGAACACCTCAAGGAAATCCAGCCTGACGAGGAACAATCTGAACTCGCTCTGGCTGGTGAACTTTCTGCCAGGTTGCTTGAAGTGAACGATAACGATGAAGAGGACACTGAGAACGAAGATGAATGA